The proteins below come from a single Candidatus Acidiferrales bacterium genomic window:
- a CDS encoding serine hydrolase, producing the protein MRYQLYNASVPRFLPTYRGTIEIAHKTGALDETRNDCAIIYTPRVNYILCAFTSNNKDLRWIIDNSGELLIAKISELIYRSFVGK; encoded by the coding sequence ATGAGATATCAACTTTATAATGCGAGTGTACCTCGCTTCCTGCCTACTTACAGAGGCACAATTGAAATCGCCCATAAAACTGGAGCTTTAGACGAAACTAGAAACGATTGCGCAATCATCTATACGCCGAGGGTGAATTACATCCTCTGTGCCTTCACAAGCAACAACAAAGATCTGCGTTGGATCATAGACAATTCAGGCGAACTTCTCATAGCAAAAATCTCGGAATTGATATACAGGAGTTTTGTTGGCAAATAG
- a CDS encoding serine hydrolase, with product MKTSVIVLLVLLQSVIISNAQPLQTTVDSLARNFKGEVGIYAVSPANGDTVSYNADKMFPTASVIKIYVLGKLYHDVKMGVLRMSDKVTLHNSDRVPGSGILLFMHDGLELTLGDLAWLMINMSDNVAANMLVDRVGGVEQVTDFIKQSGLTKTKMLAKIFDKNVYSDSLQRKTYAIGVSTPQEAAFYLSNHMQVRSLIRKAP from the coding sequence ATGAAGACTTCAGTCATTGTGTTGTTAGTCTTATTGCAATCGGTGATTATTTCCAATGCCCAGCCGTTGCAGACAACGGTCGATTCGCTTGCACGAAATTTCAAAGGTGAAGTGGGGATCTACGCAGTGAGCCCTGCCAACGGGGATACCGTTTCGTACAATGCGGATAAAATGTTTCCGACGGCGAGCGTTATAAAAATTTATGTGTTGGGCAAATTGTACCACGATGTGAAGATGGGGGTGCTCCGGATGAGCGACAAGGTGACTCTTCACAACTCGGATAGAGTACCGGGGAGCGGGATACTGCTGTTCATGCATGATGGATTGGAGTTGACTTTAGGCGATCTTGCCTGGCTTATGATCAACATGAGCGATAACGTAGCGGCAAATATGCTCGTTGACAGGGTCGGAGGAGTTGAGCAGGTCACCGACTTCATCAAGCAATCTGGCTTGACCAAGACAAAGATGCTTGCGAAAATATTCGACAAAAATGTTTACAGCGATTCTCTGCAGAGGAAGACTTACGCCATAGGTGTCTCGACACCACAGGAGGCAGCATTCTATCTTTCAAATCATATGCAGGTGAGGTCGTTGATTCGCAAAGCTCCATAG
- a CDS encoding serine hydrolase: MNSNGSKGPIGGKKENVKIIANLCITLRFLFFPATGFSQEVKMPAYFKVDNQFSDSLSDIVRSVDLDSSFNVGADGIETISFAVVDLTGDKPVLGGVHYGSFTYPASVYKMYVAMQVLKEISDGDYFLTSSYIVKSPNAVDMEKQIEWDPRPVLRDGDTVTINYLLDLMITRSDNSAANCLIDVATRDSINETMHQYGWYGSEVTRKFLGREYEDSAYKNIRGTQTCALHAADFMYRIYANQLVNPWVSMEMKVLLGRQLDTTKISRGLTRNVMFYHKTGWWSYWTNDVGIVDNGRTKYIISCFVPVEESRSRAAMKMISQRVFELIERRHER; encoded by the coding sequence ATGAATTCCAATGGTTCGAAAGGGCCAATAGGAGGAAAAAAAGAGAATGTGAAGATTATCGCAAACCTTTGCATAACTTTGAGATTTCTATTTTTCCCTGCAACCGGTTTTTCTCAGGAAGTAAAGATGCCAGCCTACTTTAAAGTTGATAATCAATTCTCTGATTCGTTGTCTGATATCGTCAGATCTGTTGATCTGGATAGCTCGTTCAACGTAGGCGCTGATGGCATCGAAACAATTTCCTTTGCTGTAGTGGATCTGACCGGAGACAAACCGGTACTAGGCGGTGTTCATTATGGCAGTTTCACTTATCCCGCAAGCGTGTATAAAATGTATGTGGCAATGCAGGTCTTGAAGGAAATAAGCGATGGGGACTACTTTCTTACATCGTCATACATAGTAAAGTCTCCAAATGCAGTTGATATGGAAAAGCAAATCGAGTGGGATCCGCGTCCTGTCCTCCGAGACGGAGATACGGTAACGATAAACTATCTACTCGACTTGATGATAACAAGAAGCGATAATTCGGCGGCGAATTGCCTGATTGATGTCGCAACGAGAGACAGTATCAATGAAACCATGCACCAGTACGGATGGTATGGCAGCGAAGTGACGAGGAAATTTCTTGGAAGGGAATATGAAGATTCAGCTTATAAAAATATAAGGGGGACACAGACCTGCGCTCTGCATGCCGCTGATTTCATGTATCGGATTTACGCCAACCAGCTCGTAAATCCATGGGTGAGCATGGAGATGAAAGTGCTGCTGGGAAGGCAGCTCGATACCACAAAGATTTCCCGGGGACTTACACGCAACGTTATGTTCTACCATAAGACCGGCTGGTGGAGTTATTGGACCAATGATGTGGGAATAGTTGATAATGGCAGGACAAAATATATTATTTCTTGTTTTGTTCCCGTGGAGGAAAGCAGGTCGAGGGCTGCTATGAAAATGATATCGCAGAGAGTGTTTGAATTGATCGAACGAAGGCATGAAAGGTGA
- a CDS encoding DUF4886 domain-containing protein, with translation MKRFSVICVLLLVCNQCSRNQNFDEGQDSKATLRILFIGNSYIYINDLPNTFVALANSGNHKVETAVVANGGWTLENHLNSIGTLDSIKSSKWDYVVLQEQSEIPSVEPLRTTVMYPAVRSLVEKIREAGSTPLFFLTWAHRDGWAERGMADYKSMQLEINRGYLGISRELNEGVVPVGYAWMKARENHPEMDLWRSDGSHPNERGTYLAACVFYAAIFGESPEGLSYRSSLSEEEGELIQQIAADAVLKDLDQWNLKVKK, from the coding sequence ATGAAACGCTTCTCCGTCATCTGTGTTCTTCTGTTAGTTTGCAATCAATGTTCTAGGAATCAGAACTTTGATGAAGGTCAAGATTCGAAAGCCACTCTTCGCATTCTGTTTATCGGTAACAGCTATATTTATATCAATGATCTTCCTAATACCTTCGTAGCCTTGGCGAACTCCGGGAACCATAAAGTTGAGACAGCGGTGGTGGCCAATGGTGGCTGGACGCTGGAAAACCATCTCAATTCCATCGGGACGCTAGATTCAATCAAGTCGAGTAAATGGGATTACGTAGTGTTACAAGAGCAGAGTGAGATACCGTCGGTAGAGCCATTGAGGACCACGGTGATGTATCCGGCGGTGCGATCTCTGGTAGAAAAAATCAGGGAAGCTGGATCGACACCGCTCTTCTTCTTGACCTGGGCGCATAGGGACGGATGGGCAGAGCGTGGAATGGCGGACTACAAAAGCATGCAGCTTGAAATCAACAGGGGCTATTTGGGGATATCGAGGGAACTGAACGAAGGGGTAGTGCCGGTAGGGTATGCCTGGATGAAAGCGAGGGAAAATCATCCAGAAATGGATTTATGGCGGAGTGACGGGAGCCACCCCAACGAGCGAGGAACATATCTGGCAGCATGTGTATTTTATGCGGCGATATTCGGTGAAAGTCCGGAAGGGCTGAGTTACCGGAGCAGTTTGTCGGAAGAAGAAGGTGAGCTGATACAACAGATTGCAGCCGATGCAGTGTTGAAAGATCTCGATCAATGGAATCTGAAGGTGAAGAAGTAG
- a CDS encoding TonB-dependent receptor — protein sequence MNKVVIRGCLFTLTMVSLVFAQTTGKIAGTVTDAATDEKLVGVTVVVQGTNIGASTDMNGYYAILNLAAGTYTLKASMVGYSPTTVQDVRVSIDQTAEIDLKLSEAAVTGKEVTIVASRPVIQKDVSASTINLTPDEVISIPTVSITGAVQLQAGIQSGLVIRGGGNDQTAFMVDGFTLRDARSNAPYTNVSMTSVQDIQVQTGGFNAEYGDVRSGVVNVTTNNGSTEHYTISLLSRVAPPQPQNFGGALNGVNTYYVRPYMDPAVAYYGTSDGMWNPQTQSIYPTFPGWIATSEQSLAGGDSSKFLSPTAAQKLWEWQHRKDFSILKPNYNIDASFGGPFPVISKELGNLRFWASYVSEQDMYMIPLATDAYRSYSGSLKMTSDVGPGMSLQLEGMLVNQDGTNSSNAGQPGIFSSSSGISSVLSEVSYIDARMFTDEYWAPTKVNFNMIGAKFSDVVSPSTFYEINLRETGSQYHTAPGPLRDTASIYQFGNYYFADEAPVGFWPLPSTAIDGMRMSVGMSTSRDSSRLAEYNAKFDLSSQIDEHNQIKTGLEFDYTDNDVNYATVDAYLPTGTSWSHWHTFPLRASAYLQDKIEFEGMIANLGVRVDDSHAGGEWYSIDNPYSIIFSGADVIGLDTVTKAPTKNILYVEPRLGISFPVTDNSKLYFNYGHFYSMPNPNDLYLIRRLTGTNNVSLVADPNNPLPRTIAYELGFEQSVLDQYLIHIAGYYKDIANQYGSPDGLYAGTTYVSADSKVDYTQYTPNYYEDIRGFEITLSKNRGDWFQGFVNYTYMVETWGNFGYRTSYQSPADQRNYDLTYYTDLYQTKPLPQPYARLNLDFFTPNWFGPNWNGIKPLADWHVNLLGNWSAGPWLTWSGGATIPGVQNNVEWTDYLDFDLRISRGFHFYGLDMELFADIYNIFNYKYMSPYYGFYNGTDFNAYMESLHLPVSIAGDSVHHPLGYVNTPGNDRPGDYQSSSKSYIRMPELWQLSMLNPRTFFYGIRFTYDIP from the coding sequence ATGAATAAAGTTGTCATCAGAGGTTGTCTGTTTACATTAACAATGGTTTCCCTGGTCTTTGCTCAGACAACGGGCAAGATTGCGGGCACTGTGACTGATGCGGCGACGGACGAAAAATTAGTCGGAGTAACTGTCGTGGTACAGGGAACAAATATAGGAGCTTCAACGGACATGAACGGATACTATGCGATTCTGAACCTGGCTGCCGGGACGTACACGTTGAAAGCGTCAATGGTTGGATATTCGCCGACGACTGTCCAAGATGTAAGAGTCTCAATCGACCAAACGGCGGAGATCGATTTGAAATTGTCCGAGGCAGCGGTTACAGGGAAGGAAGTCACAATAGTTGCTTCGAGGCCTGTCATACAAAAAGACGTTTCAGCGAGCACGATCAATCTTACTCCTGACGAAGTGATTTCGATTCCGACGGTGAGCATTACGGGGGCAGTTCAACTTCAGGCGGGAATTCAAAGCGGTCTTGTGATAAGAGGCGGTGGAAACGATCAGACCGCGTTTATGGTAGATGGCTTTACTCTTCGTGATGCAAGAAGCAATGCGCCATACACTAACGTCAGCATGACGTCTGTCCAGGACATTCAAGTCCAAACCGGAGGATTCAATGCAGAATATGGGGACGTCAGATCCGGAGTAGTGAATGTTACGACCAACAATGGCAGCACTGAACACTACACGATAAGCTTACTCTCACGAGTAGCTCCTCCGCAACCGCAGAATTTTGGAGGAGCATTGAACGGCGTCAACACGTATTATGTCAGGCCTTACATGGATCCTGCAGTTGCGTACTACGGTACGAGCGACGGTATGTGGAATCCACAGACCCAGTCCATATATCCAACTTTTCCTGGATGGATTGCAACTTCAGAACAGTCATTGGCCGGAGGCGACTCCAGTAAATTTCTGAGTCCAACTGCAGCCCAGAAACTTTGGGAGTGGCAGCACCGCAAAGATTTTTCAATTCTGAAACCCAATTACAATATAGACGCCAGCTTCGGCGGACCTTTTCCAGTCATAAGCAAGGAGCTCGGTAATCTCCGATTCTGGGCGTCATACGTGAGCGAGCAGGACATGTACATGATTCCATTGGCGACTGACGCATACAGAAGTTATAGTGGATCATTGAAGATGACCTCGGACGTTGGACCGGGGATGTCGCTCCAGCTTGAAGGGATGCTGGTCAATCAGGACGGTACCAATTCCAGCAACGCAGGACAGCCGGGGATATTCAGCTCGAGTTCAGGTATTTCGAGTGTTTTATCCGAGGTGAGTTACATAGACGCGAGGATGTTTACAGATGAATACTGGGCGCCGACAAAAGTGAATTTCAACATGATCGGAGCAAAATTCTCGGACGTGGTTAGCCCATCGACGTTCTACGAGATAAACCTACGAGAGACAGGATCTCAATATCACACGGCACCTGGCCCGCTTCGTGATACAGCCTCCATCTATCAGTTCGGGAATTACTATTTCGCTGATGAAGCGCCGGTGGGGTTCTGGCCGCTTCCTTCGACTGCAATCGACGGAATGAGGATGAGTGTTGGAATGAGTACGTCGCGTGACAGCAGCAGGCTTGCGGAATACAATGCGAAATTTGATTTGTCGAGTCAGATTGACGAGCATAACCAGATCAAGACCGGCTTAGAATTCGACTATACTGACAACGATGTTAACTACGCAACCGTTGACGCTTATTTGCCGACAGGCACATCGTGGTCACATTGGCATACGTTTCCACTTCGCGCGTCGGCTTATTTGCAGGATAAGATCGAGTTCGAAGGTATGATAGCGAATCTGGGCGTCCGAGTGGATGATTCTCATGCCGGCGGAGAATGGTACAGCATCGATAATCCCTATTCGATCATCTTTTCTGGTGCTGACGTGATTGGGCTTGATACGGTGACGAAAGCACCAACCAAGAATATTCTCTACGTGGAACCACGACTTGGCATCTCTTTTCCAGTAACGGATAATTCAAAATTGTATTTCAATTATGGCCATTTCTATTCCATGCCCAATCCCAACGACCTATATCTGATTCGTAGATTGACGGGAACCAATAATGTGAGCTTGGTTGCAGATCCGAATAATCCCCTGCCGAGAACCATTGCTTATGAATTGGGCTTCGAGCAAAGCGTGCTTGACCAGTATCTGATTCACATTGCGGGATATTATAAGGATATTGCTAACCAGTATGGTTCTCCTGATGGTCTGTACGCAGGTACAACTTATGTGAGCGCAGACTCAAAGGTTGATTACACTCAGTACACTCCCAATTATTATGAGGACATAAGAGGATTTGAAATAACCCTTTCAAAGAACAGAGGCGATTGGTTCCAGGGGTTCGTGAATTATACATACATGGTGGAAACGTGGGGTAACTTTGGATACAGAACAAGCTATCAAAGTCCTGCCGATCAACGGAATTATGATCTAACATACTATACTGATCTTTATCAGACAAAACCCCTGCCTCAGCCTTACGCAAGACTGAATCTGGACTTTTTCACGCCGAATTGGTTCGGTCCAAATTGGAACGGCATCAAACCTCTGGCTGATTGGCATGTCAATTTGCTCGGCAACTGGTCCGCAGGGCCTTGGCTCACATGGTCTGGCGGCGCGACTATTCCAGGAGTCCAGAATAATGTTGAATGGACTGATTACCTAGATTTTGACTTAAGAATAAGCCGGGGATTCCATTTTTACGGCCTTGACATGGAACTGTTCGCGGATATCTATAATATCTTCAACTACAAATACATGTCGCCTTATTACGGTTTCTACAATGGTACCGACTTTAATGCTTACATGGAGTCGCTTCACCTGCCGGTCTCCATTGCAGGCGATTCTGTTCACCATCCCTTGGGATACGTTAATACGCCCGGGAATGACAGGCCTGGAGATTATCAGTCGTCGAGCAAGTCTTACATCCGCATGCCCGAGCTCTGGCAGTTGTCCATGTTGAATCCAAGGACGTTCTTTTACGGAATCAGATTCACCTATGACATACCGTAA
- a CDS encoding C40 family peptidase translates to MKRILFLFFISAIVGCNSNRMLVARIDKSLDSLRTMFAPDSRTAVFKVTAEETRQGIVVKGDVDNLEAKTSAMLCVRKLERDGVIDSISVLPDENLKPKVYGIVDVSVASMYAAPRYSSELVNQLLLGHTVSVLRESHGWYYVKSTPQPPFDNGYLGWIDSDNLVRMDSSDFEVYNAERKIIVTSVYSTVRSSINGGSTMSDVVMADLLKPISVIGSSIKIELPDGRVGYVLRSDAEYLDKYSSVHKPTPDGIESLAREFIGFPYLWGGTSTKGLDCSGFVKTVFRMNDVDLPRDANQQVNIGKSVDPGSNFSNLKKGDLLFFGERGGAGKPEEIVHVGIYLGGGYFIHSSSLVRINSLVSTDSLFDEYELNRFVEAKRILPLSTDSAQIN, encoded by the coding sequence ATGAAGCGGATTCTTTTCTTGTTCTTTATTTCAGCCATTGTCGGATGCAACTCCAATAGAATGCTTGTCGCACGGATCGACAAAAGTTTAGACTCCCTAAGGACTATGTTTGCTCCCGACTCACGCACCGCCGTGTTCAAAGTTACGGCAGAAGAAACCCGTCAAGGAATTGTGGTTAAGGGCGATGTCGACAACCTCGAAGCAAAAACCTCTGCGATGTTGTGCGTGAGGAAGCTCGAGAGAGATGGGGTTATCGATTCAATATCTGTCTTGCCTGATGAGAACCTTAAACCGAAAGTATACGGTATCGTTGATGTAAGCGTGGCAAGCATGTATGCCGCACCGCGATATTCTTCCGAGCTGGTGAACCAGCTATTGTTGGGACATACAGTGTCGGTTCTCAGAGAATCTCACGGATGGTATTACGTTAAGTCGACTCCACAGCCTCCGTTCGACAATGGTTACCTGGGATGGATAGATTCGGATAACCTCGTTCGGATGGACTCGTCGGATTTCGAGGTTTATAACGCGGAAAGAAAGATTATTGTCACTTCCGTCTATTCGACAGTACGAAGCTCGATAAATGGCGGCAGCACGATGTCTGACGTGGTGATGGCGGATTTGCTGAAACCGATTTCGGTGATCGGCTCCTCTATTAAAATTGAATTGCCTGACGGTAGGGTAGGGTATGTCTTACGTTCGGACGCGGAATATCTCGATAAATATTCATCGGTTCATAAACCCACGCCAGACGGAATCGAGAGTCTAGCAAGAGAATTTATCGGATTTCCATATCTCTGGGGAGGAACGAGCACGAAAGGTTTGGACTGTTCCGGATTCGTGAAGACGGTCTTCAGGATGAACGATGTTGATCTTCCGCGAGATGCAAACCAGCAGGTTAACATCGGCAAGAGTGTCGATCCCGGGAGTAATTTCTCCAATCTCAAGAAAGGAGATTTACTTTTCTTCGGTGAAAGGGGAGGAGCGGGAAAGCCTGAAGAGATTGTTCATGTCGGAATCTATTTAGGGGGGGGATATTTCATACACTCCAGTAGCCTCGTCAGGATAAACAGTCTTGTCAGTACAGACTCGTTGTTCGATGAATATGAGCTGAACAGGTTTGTCGAAGCTAAACGGATTCTTCCACTTTCCACCGATTCCGCTCAAATAAACTGA
- a CDS encoding dipeptide epimerase, translating into MKLDYRRYDLKLKHTFKIARSSRDTVPVVIVKFEKDGIVGYGEASPNARYNETAETVEEFLRRIDIKRLSDPSRLEAAHDYVDSLAVGNPSAKCAIDIALHDWACKKVGIPLYRYFGADKSKMPISTFTIGIDTADNIVRKVEEASNYPVLKIKVGFVNDEEIIEAVRSVTDKPLRVDANEGWKSKEDALEKIKWLAAQNVELIEQPMPALQIDDAIWLHERVEMPVIADEALSHFEVAELSRAYDGINIKLQKNGGLVKARRLIGEARRHNMKIMLGCMIESSVGITAAAHISPLVDWNDLDGNVLISNDPFEGVVNENGHLFLSDAAGLGVHQISGN; encoded by the coding sequence ATGAAACTTGATTACAGACGATATGACCTGAAGCTCAAGCACACTTTCAAAATCGCGAGGAGCTCACGAGATACCGTACCAGTCGTCATTGTTAAATTCGAAAAAGATGGCATCGTTGGTTATGGAGAAGCTTCGCCGAACGCTCGGTATAACGAGACAGCGGAAACGGTCGAAGAATTTCTAAGGAGGATTGATATTAAAAGATTGTCGGATCCGTCTCGGCTCGAAGCCGCTCACGATTACGTGGATTCACTGGCTGTTGGAAATCCCAGTGCCAAATGTGCGATTGATATTGCGCTTCACGATTGGGCTTGTAAGAAAGTGGGTATTCCTCTTTACAGGTACTTCGGTGCAGATAAAAGCAAGATGCCTATTTCTACTTTTACAATCGGAATAGATACAGCAGATAATATCGTTCGGAAAGTTGAAGAAGCTAGCAACTACCCTGTACTAAAAATCAAAGTGGGTTTCGTCAATGACGAAGAAATAATTGAGGCGGTTCGCAGCGTCACAGATAAACCACTTCGCGTTGATGCCAACGAAGGATGGAAGTCGAAGGAAGATGCCCTCGAGAAAATAAAATGGCTTGCTGCCCAAAACGTGGAGCTCATCGAGCAACCGATGCCCGCATTGCAGATTGATGATGCCATATGGCTCCACGAAAGAGTGGAGATGCCGGTTATCGCGGACGAAGCTCTATCGCATTTTGAAGTTGCGGAATTATCCAGGGCCTACGACGGAATAAACATAAAACTGCAGAAGAACGGCGGGCTGGTTAAGGCCCGCAGACTGATCGGTGAAGCCCGACGGCATAACATGAAAATTATGTTGGGATGTATGATTGAATCGTCGGTTGGGATAACTGCCGCAGCACATATATCTCCGCTTGTCGACTGGAACGATCTGGACGGTAACGTACTGATTTCTAACGACCCATTCGAAGGAGTGGTAAACGAAAACGGGCACCTCTTTCTGAGTGACGCAGCAGGACTGGGAGTTCATCAGATTTCAGGGAATTAG
- a CDS encoding T9SS type A sorting domain-containing protein has protein sequence MNFKIGTSHLSVRHGSSRLFYIALFFLLLLGDRASAQYATKWMDIGSFQSWYSNAGSEYEEQRVLTQQDGDRWPAIYPNQDMEAAKGLWIGVQNFKDASGTVWPVKVIHFGPRFDSDASEFVPQAFTTTDRFALPQVLVDGGSGLSPSYNIPPDEDNTNSSLKEDRLIYDSVCTSIGLTMVRKIIGFSQQFNDNYVIYDYTFTNTGKTGYGTLPSQSLDSIRIFFQYRYAVCADTRYVIGANSSGWGIGTDSDNRGDGLKPSAPFFGGVVRTSDTLQANDVRASYSWLGNFNNPSYGAFTLSGMPGLGVAGAPPSDNIGGPIWVNSSAQPGPPASDTLGRLGATQFIGVCTIHADKSATDTSDDPNEPSTTAYVANDDGLESNNSQFNGPMMQKEYTLMSAGHGVGWNSGVSWSGQREADKVGLGGDPSFGTSGGMDVANGYGPYNLAPGQSFHIVMAEAAAGLSREACIRIGRQFKLGLITPAQKDDSVYTGRDSLFQTFRSAIANYNSGYSLPQPPQPPSIFSVTSGGDKIALSWTPPQGGPTITSFTIYRAKGLVDSTYYLIYQCPSNVTSFNDTTAVRGIDYYYYIASVGSPADNPGGNGTPSGVALESSRYYTQTYDPAHLLRPGVSEPVKSVFTVSGITTPPKVGDLYTNGSAIFTVLSVSVTGTAPGISGTITCRGTASPPASGTIVRNTGRGDSLITFSGINKNDINFGDVIRVVPNPYNISANENILRYVGEPNQIGFLDIPPVCTIKIYTELGQLIKTIQHVNGSGDEYWNLTTSSNQIVVSGIYIVVFQTPQGQTAIKKFVVIR, from the coding sequence ATGAATTTTAAAATTGGAACAAGTCATCTCAGCGTACGACATGGATCAAGTCGCTTGTTTTACATCGCATTATTTTTTCTCCTCCTCTTGGGTGATCGTGCGTCCGCGCAATACGCGACCAAGTGGATGGACATCGGGTCATTCCAGAGCTGGTACTCAAATGCCGGAAGTGAATATGAAGAGCAAAGAGTCTTAACGCAGCAGGATGGTGATCGCTGGCCCGCAATTTATCCCAACCAGGACATGGAAGCGGCTAAAGGACTGTGGATCGGAGTGCAGAACTTCAAAGACGCATCGGGAACGGTGTGGCCGGTCAAGGTTATACATTTTGGACCGAGGTTTGACAGTGACGCATCTGAATTTGTTCCGCAGGCGTTTACAACCACTGATAGATTCGCTCTGCCACAAGTTTTGGTCGATGGCGGAAGCGGTTTATCTCCATCGTATAATATTCCGCCCGACGAAGACAATACGAACTCAAGTCTGAAAGAAGACCGACTGATTTATGACAGCGTGTGTACTTCGATAGGATTGACGATGGTGAGAAAAATAATCGGTTTCAGTCAACAGTTTAATGACAATTATGTCATATACGATTACACATTTACAAATACGGGGAAGACCGGATATGGCACGCTTCCAAGTCAAAGTCTCGACAGCATTCGCATTTTCTTTCAGTACAGATACGCAGTTTGCGCGGATACTCGTTATGTGATAGGAGCGAATTCGTCCGGCTGGGGAATTGGAACCGACAGTGACAATAGAGGAGATGGTTTGAAGCCAAGTGCTCCGTTTTTCGGAGGTGTGGTACGAACAAGTGACACTCTTCAAGCCAATGATGTCAGAGCATCATACTCGTGGTTAGGGAATTTTAACAACCCATCATACGGAGCATTCACGCTTTCTGGAATGCCAGGCCTCGGCGTCGCCGGTGCTCCACCAAGCGATAACATAGGAGGGCCTATTTGGGTAAACTCTTCTGCACAACCAGGTCCACCCGCCTCAGATACTCTGGGTAGGCTTGGTGCGACACAGTTTATAGGGGTCTGCACCATTCACGCCGATAAATCTGCGACGGACACTTCGGACGACCCAAATGAACCAAGCACAACGGCCTATGTGGCGAACGATGATGGACTTGAGTCAAATAATAGCCAGTTCAACGGGCCGATGATGCAGAAGGAATATACATTGATGTCTGCGGGTCACGGCGTTGGCTGGAATTCCGGCGTCAGCTGGTCTGGTCAGCGTGAAGCAGATAAGGTCGGACTAGGCGGTGACCCATCTTTCGGGACAAGCGGTGGAATGGATGTGGCGAACGGTTATGGCCCTTACAATCTCGCTCCCGGTCAAAGTTTCCACATCGTGATGGCAGAAGCTGCCGCTGGTCTGAGCCGTGAAGCTTGTATCAGGATTGGCCGCCAATTCAAATTAGGGCTGATAACCCCTGCACAGAAAGACGATTCCGTTTACACCGGCAGAGATTCGTTGTTCCAGACCTTTAGAAGTGCGATTGCGAATTATAATTCCGGATACAGCTTACCACAACCTCCGCAACCACCTTCGATTTTCAGCGTGACTTCGGGTGGTGACAAAATTGCACTTTCATGGACTCCTCCGCAGGGCGGTCCCACGATCACCTCATTCACAATATACCGAGCTAAGGGGTTGGTCGACAGTACGTACTACTTGATCTATCAATGCCCGTCCAACGTAACGAGTTTCAACGACACCACGGCGGTTCGTGGTATAGACTATTACTATTACATCGCTTCTGTCGGAAGTCCGGCTGATAATCCCGGTGGTAACGGTACACCATCGGGTGTAGCACTCGAAAGCAGCAGATACTATACGCAGACGTATGACCCCGCCCATTTACTCAGGCCAGGTGTTTCGGAACCTGTGAAGAGTGTCTTCACGGTTAGCGGAATAACGACGCCACCAAAAGTAGGTGACCTTTATACCAATGGGAGCGCAATATTCACTGTCCTGTCGGTTAGTGTCACCGGGACTGCCCCTGGCATCTCAGGTACGATAACATGCAGAGGGACCGCCAGTCCGCCAGCTTCCGGAACAATTGTAAGAAATACCGGAAGGGGCGACAGCCTGATAACTTTTTCGGGTATCAACAAAAACGACATAAATTTCGGAGATGTTATTCGAGTAGTTCCTAACCCTTACAATATCTCTGCAAATGAAAATATACTTCGTTATGTCGGCGAGCCCAACCAGATTGGTTTTCTCGATATCCCGCCTGTCTGTACGATCAAGATATATACCGAGCTGGGTCAGTTGATAAAAACAATCCAGCATGTAAACGGAAGCGGTGATGAATACTGGAATCTGACGACATCTTCTAATCAAATCGTCGTGAGCGGAATCTACATCGTGGTTTTCCAAACTCCACAAGGTCAGACAGCCATAAAGAAATTCGTAGTCATTAGGTGA